Below is a genomic region from Treponema sp. OMZ 798.
ATACGCAAAAAGGTCTTGCGGGTTTGATTGTTCCGTTTCTTTAGGTGCGTCAAGCCCGAAGCCGTAGTCGGCACCGTATACGTCTTGTTCTTCAAAATAGGAGTATGTAAATACAAACTCTTCTTCGTCTGTAAAAGGACCGTCTTTTTCTGCTGTGATATTGCCGTTTGCGTCATAGCGGTAATAACGGTTGCCTGCTCTTATTAGGCGGTGTGCATAGGCAGGGTCATACTCGTAATCTAAGCTATAATCAAGTTCTGCTTTTGGATACGAGTTCCCTTGTGCACCGGGTATGTTTGTGGTGCTTAGTTTTTCTTTCATGTTTCCTATGCCATCAAAGGCAAAGGTTTGTCTATATTTTGCAATGCTTACAGGTGTTGTTCCAGAGCTTTTTTTAGCCTTGTATTGGTTACTTGTACCCTCTACGCTTATAAGCTGATACAGGTTGTCGTAAGAGTATGTTTGTTTTGTTTCATAAGTACTTGCATCATTATTATAGCCTAGGACGTTTCCGACAGGGTCGAATGAGTACTTTATTTTTTGAAAGACGTCTTGGGTTTGGTTATTCTTTGTTTCTATTGTATCTAGCCAACGCCGCTTTTCATCGTATTTGTATCTTGTTTCTACTCCGTTTCCGTATTTTATATACACTCTTTGTGCGTGTTCGTCATATAGGATTTTATCGACGTAGGAGTATTCTGCCGTACCTTTTGATGAGGTCTTTACTCCGCTAACTCCACTTAGCTGTCCGCCTTTGTCATAGGTGTAAGTTATTGTTTCTCCGTCGGGGTACTTCATGCTTTGCATTCTTCCAAGGTAATCGGAGCGGTATTCAAAACTCGCCGTTTCAGGACTGCTTCCTGCTCCGTAGCGGTTTATGGTTCTTGTTTCGCTTGTTACCTCATTGAGATAGCCGTACCTGTATCTTGTTTCTCCTGTTTCGTCTTTTTTATAAATTATCTGACCCGCTCCATTTTGTCCCGGCGCTCCGTATTTATATTCTATGTCCCGGCTAAAAGGATAGTCTGTCTTTATTATGCGGTCAAAGCCGTCGTATTCATATCGTATTTCGGCAGCTTTGTTTTTTAATACCGAATCGGTTTCCGCTTGAAGCCTTCCTTTATCGTCGTATATCCATTCTTTTTTGCCTGTGTCCTTGCTTTCTAATGCGGTTCTTCTTCCAAGCAAGTCATAGCTTACCGATAAAAGATTATTCTTTGCATCATATGCTCTAAGCATTTCTCCGAGGACGGAGTATTCGTATCGTGCTTTGGTTAATATAGTATTGTTTTTATCTAAGCGTTCTACTTCCCGTATGTTTCCTCTTGCATCTTTTTTACTTATGCTTACGTTTTCCAATGGGTCGGTTGTTTTTGTTATTTGTAAAGAGCTTTCTATCGAATACTCCGTTTTTTGTTTGTGTCCGTCAGGAAGTGTAGTTAAGATGTTCCTGTCTATATCGTCATACTCGTATTTTGTGCCGTTTCTTATCTTTGTAAAATCGTTTAGTTCATAAAACTGTTCTACACCTTGATATGATGAGATGGTTTTTAAATTGTTTTCTAAATCCCCTCCGTAAAAGAAGGGCATTCCTTCTTCTATCTTTCGTCCTGCTTCATCATAGTTTATTGCACTTGAAATATTCCAGCCTGTTTGGGTAGAATCGGCTGTTCCTTCGATGTATACTTCTCCCTCTTTTGCTGTGCAGCTTATTCTTCCTAAGCCGTCGTGGGTTACTATTGTTTTCATAACCGCCGTATCGTCGGCTTCCGTGCTTATTTTGTTTTCGGTTACGGTGTACCAAAAGGAATCTTTTGGAGTAATGTATGTGTATTTTGCATAAGGAGTTTTTCCTGGTCCGATGATTTTTTCGGTGTCTTTGTCTCTTTCAAAGTCGTAGGGGCTTCTCACCTCTGTTACCCGTCCAAAGTTGTCGTAACTGTAGGTCATGAAGTTTCCTGCACTGTCTGTTTCTTCTACCTTTACCCCTAAGGCTGTATTCCATTTTATTGTGCTCGTGTAAGATTTATCTCCTTTAGAGCTTATTTCTTTTATTTCGATAGGGTATATGCCGTCAAGGTATTTGTATTCCGCTTTTTTACCTGTCGGGCTTGTTACCGCTTTTATGTTTCCTTCCTCTGTCCATTCTATGCGGTTTACAAGATATGCTCCATGAGATGTGTATTGTTTTAACTCCGTTAAGGTCCCTGTTCTGCTGTCGTATGCGCCCTCCCTTTTACGCAAAAGAGTTCCTGTCTTTCCGTGTAAGACCTGTATTTTCTCAGGGTGTGCTTTAAAGTATTTCTCTTCACTCGCCCCCTTCCAATATGTTATTTCCGCTATGATATCATCATTTGTGTTTGTTACCTCTCCCTTATCGTAAAGTTTTGTAACGTTCCCGTATTTATCGTAGTCGTATTCGCTTTCGGTTTTTATTTCGTTGTAGTTTTCTCGTATAGTAGTAGTTTCTTTTTTTATTCTCGCATGGGGAGCTGTGTCTATCTCGTATTCTTTTATTGAGTATACTTGGTTTCCGTTTTTTACAGTTTCTTTTGAAAATATACACGCCGTCTGCGGCGTCGCTTCAAAAAAATTAATCCTCAACGTACATATAGTACGCCTGCGGTTAATTTTTTCTCGCTCCTTGCATCCATCATGTCTATTTTCAAAAGCCATTGTTTTTCCGCTTCCTACCGTAAGCGGAAAAACCTCCGGTAATATGATTTTATTTAGTAATAACTTTATTTTGGCGGACTGCTCAATTTTGTTTTTTAGCATTATGAAGAAAACAAAATTGAACACCGCGCTTTTTAGGGCTACGCTGTCGCTTCGGTATCTTTCCGCAGAAATTACTGCGGAAAGATGTACAGCAAAAGCAATTTTTATAAATTGCTTTTGCTCCCTTTCAATCGCTGTCCGAAAGATGAGATAGTTGGGCTGTGAACAAATTCTAAGTTTTGGTTTCATAATATTTTTAATACTTAGTTATTTAATTAAATAGTTTTTAATTTTACCTCCAAGTTTTCTGTATTTTGACAGCCGTAGTTTTATACTACCAAATCAAATCTAAACCATTTACACAATTTATTTTATTGTGTCATCAAAAATTTAATAAAACTTTCAATAATGCTATCAACATGAATATATTATACATGATGATGATAAAAATATAAGTATTTTTTTTATATAAATCTCTGAAAACCAGTGCTCTAAATATTAGGAATATACTTCCTATTACCATTAAGAATAAAAAAAAGAATATTTGCTCAATCATCATTTACCTCATTCAATTAATTTTTTTATAAACCTAATCTCTTCTTTTAATTCCTTTATTGCTTTATCATTCCATGAATATGATGTTAAACTTCCATCCCATGCAGTAGTAAATTCTACATCTCCTTTTTCTGTTAATTCTGTCATCCGAAATTTTGCAAATTTATATAATGCCGAAACATTTTCATGACTATTAGAGGTAAGTTCTCCACCAACTAATCTGTCTATTATTTTTTCCATACCTATCCCATTATTATCGGATAGTTGAGAATATATATCGTAAGCTGTTAATATCATTGAAATAGCACCAAGTACTTTTCCCGCTACTTTTAGAAATTTTGCATTGCTTCCCAAAAAATCAGCTACAGTTTTTGAACTTCCAGCTATAGAAGTTAAATCAATAAGATGAGAACCTATATTTTTTAATTTTTCTATACCGTCATTTGAATTAATTGTTTTAAATCCAAATATATAATTTATGCCTTTAGGAATAAAAGAACCAAATGGTATAAATCCATATGCAGCTTCAAAACTTCCTTCAATAACTGATAGTGAAGACATATAAATATATCTATTATCTGATACTTTAGGGCACCTCTAAAAACCTATTTTTTAGTGTACCTATTTATTATTTTAGTAGCTTTTTTATAAATTGTCTAGTGTAAAACTTGGATTCTTTATCTTAGTTCCCTTACTTTTCATTTTATTACCTATATGCTCCCTCATTTTATTTCTTTAGATAGCAATATCGACATAAGTTGTATGTTAAGTTCATCATTATTATCGAAAATGTTGCACGAGCTAATCCTATCGTTCTTACATATATACCTTTCATTGAGTTTGTCATAAAGCCAAATACATGTTCTACTCTCGCCCGTATTTTTGATTTTTTTCTGTTACTGATTTTTTGTTTTTTACTAAGAGGTTTCCCTCTTGCTCCTCTTTCACAAATTTGCTCTTCTATTCCTTTCGCTTTTAAAATCCTGTCTATTTCTTCTCCTATATAGGCACTATCTGCGTATAATCTTTCATCTTCTTTTTCAATCAAATTTTTTAACTCTCTACTATCATGAACATTGGCTGCTGTTACCGTCGCTTTCAATATAAGCTTACTTTTTTTATCTACTTTTATATGATCTTTATAACCGTAATAATTACGTTTATGCTTCTTTGTCCACCTCGCATCACAGTCTTTTTGCGATAATTTTGCCTTATTTTGTTTTTCTTGCCATTGTTCAGGAATTTTTCCGTTTTTGATTTGTTCATTTTCATCTTTGCTGTTATGCTGTATCGGAGCTTCTACTATTGTCGCATCTATTATCGTTCCCTCTTTTCCTATTAAGTTATTTCTAGCTAATTCTTTTCCAAACTTTTCAAATAACTTTTTTGATACTCTCGCTTCAATGAGTTTTTCTTTAAAAAGCCATATTGTTTTTGAATCGGGTACTTTATCTTTTAATTCCAATCCTAAAAATCTCATAAAGGATAGCCGATCGTTTATTTGATATTCCGTTTGATCATCACTTATGTTGTATAATTTTTGTAAGATTATTATTTTAAACATCAGTACATAATCGTATGCAGGTCTTCCGCCTAAACCTTTTGGCTCTTTGGTTAATGCTTTTTTTAATAGTGGTTTGAATATTTCCCAATTTATTTTTTCGTTTAATTTTTCAAGACTATCTCCTAACTTGCTTAATACTCTTAAACGATCTTCTTCATCAAATAATCCTTTTTGTTTCATACCTCATTTTATCATCTTTTTAATCTTTTTTAAAGGGGGTTTTTAGAGGTGCCCTTTATATGATTTAGGCGTTTTCCCATCCGGATCAATATACTTAATCGGATTATTCCCCGCATAATGGTACACATGCAAATTGATGGTATTAAACACCCCGCCCATTCCCGGCAAATTCTCGTTATGTTTCTTAGCTTCATCATCAATAGGAGCCTTTGGTATGTAGTCGTTTAGTGCCGGATCCCCACTCAACCACCTACTATACTTCGGATCAAGATACCTCGCTCCATAGTAGTAAAGCCCTGTCTCTTCATCCAGTTCTTTACCGGTAAACCTAAACGGTAACTTATCCAACCCTGCTGCAACTTCCTCAACCCAAAGTTCACCATACGGCGTGTATTCAATATGCTCATATTGTCTGCCTTTCCAATCTGTTACGAATTGTGCGCTTCCTAAATGATCGCTGTGGTAGTAGTAACGCTTTGCTTTTTGTTCGTCGTTATCGCCTTGATTATCCGTATGGGTCATGGCGGTTACTAATCTTGAATTCCCTACAAAGATGTGTTTATGCACCCTTAACCCTTGAGGGTTGTTTTGGTCTTGGGTGGGGATGTGTATTGTAAAGAAGTTATTAAAGTAAAGCGTTTCGCTTCGCCCCTCGTCTGTGTATTTAAGCGCTCTTTGCCCATCGTCTCCGTAGCGGTAGTGGACTGTGTAGTTTCTGTCGCTCGATTTAGTTAAGAGGTTACGCTCGTTCCATGTGTAGTTACGCCTGTAGGCAAATAGGTCTTGCGGGTTTGTTTGCTCGGTTTCTTTAGGAGCGTCAAGCCCGAAGCCGTAGTCGGCACCATAAACATCTTGTTCTTCAAAGTATGAGTATGTAAATACAAACTCTTCTTCATCTGTAAAAGGTCCGTCTTTTTCGGCTGTGATATTGCCGTTTGCGTCATAGCGGTAATAGCGGGTTCCGGCTCTTATTAAACGATGGGCATAAGCCGGGTCGTACTCGTAGTCGAGGTTGTAATCAAGTTCAGCTTTGGGATACGAGTTCCCTTGAGAGCCGGGTATGTTTGTGGTGCTTAATTTTTCTTTCATGTTTCCTATGCCATCAAAGGCAAAGGTTTGTTTATATTTTGCAATGCTTACAGGTGTTGTTCCAGAGCTTTTTTTAGCCTTGTATTGGTTACTTGTACCCTCTACGCTTATAAGCTGGTAAAGATTATCGTAAGAGTATGTTTGTTTTGTTTCATAAGTACTTGCATCATTATTATAGCCTAGGACGTTTCCTACAGGGTCGAATGAGTACTTTATTTTTTGAAAGACGTCTTGAGTTTGGTTATTCTTTGTTTCTATTGTATCTAACCAACGCCGCTTCTCATCGTATTTGTATCTTGTTTCTACTCCGTTTCCGTAGCGTATGTAAACTCTTTGCGCGTGTTCGTCATAAATGATTTTATCTACGTAAGAGTATTCAACCGTTCCCTTTGACGAGGTTTTTACGCCGCTCACTCCCTTTAACTGTCCGCCTTTATCATAGGTGTAGGTTATGGTTTCTCCGTCGGGGTACTTCATGCTTTGCATTCTTCCAAGGTAGTCCGAGCGGTATTCAAAAGAGGCTGTTTCAGGATTAGTTCCCGCTCCGTAGCGGTTTATTGTTCTACTCTCTTTTATTATCTCGTTTAATTCGCCGTACTTGTAATGTGTCTCTCCCGTCTCATCTTTTTTGTAGATTACTTGCCCGGCTCCATTTTGTCCCGGCGCTCCGTATTTATATTCTATGTCTTGGCTAAAAGGATAGTCTATTTTTATTATTCTGTCTAGTCCGTCGTATTCATACCGTATTTCGGCAGCTTTGTTTTTTAATACCGAATCCGTTTCCGCTTGAAGCCTTCCTTTCTCATCGTAAATCCATTCTTTTTTGCCGGTGTCTTTGCTTTCTAATGCGGTTCTTCTTCCAAGTAAGTCATAACTTACCGATAAAAGGTTATCCTTTGCGTTGTATGCTCGCAGCATTTCTCCTAATACAGAGTATTCGTATTTTGCCTTTGTGAGGAGGCTATTGTTTTTATCTAAGCGTTCTACTTCTTTTATATTTCCCCGTGCATCTTTTTTGCTTATGCTTACGTTTTCCAATGGGTCGGTTGTTTTTGTTATTTGTAAAGAAGAATCTATAGAGTATTCCGTTTTTTGTTTATGTCCGTCAGGAAGTGTAGTTAAGATGTTTCTGTCAATATCGTCATACTCATATTTTGTTCCGTTTCTTATCGTTGTAAAATTATTTAGTTCATAAAACTGTTCTATCGCCTGATACGATGAGACGGTTTTTAAATCGCTTTCTAAGTTTCCTCCGTAAAAGAAGGGCATTCCTTCTTCAATCTTTCGCCCTGCTTCATCATAGTTTATTGCACTTGAAATATTCCAGCCTGTTTGTGTTTGCTCATCGGTTCCGTCTACGTACACTTCTCCTTCTTTTGCTGTGTAGCTTATTCTTCCCAGACCGTCATGGAGTACTATTGTTTTCATAACCGCCGTATCGTCGGCTTCCGTGCTTATTTTGTTTTCGGTTACGGTGTACCAAAAGGAATCTTTTGGAGTAATGTATGTGTATTTTGCATAAGGAGTTTTTCCTGGTCCGATGATTTTTTCGGTGTCTTTGTCTCTTTCAAAGTCGTAGGGGCTTCTCACCTCTGTTACCCGTCCAAAGTTGTCGTAACTGTAGGTCATGAAGTTTCCTGCACTGTCTGTTTCTTCTACCTTTACCCCTAAGGCTGTATTCCATTCTATTGTGCTCGTGTAAGATTTATCTCCTTTAGAGCTTATCTCTTTTATTTCGATAGGATATATGCCGTCAAGGTATTTGTATTCGGCTCTTTTACCTGTCGGGCTTGTTATTGCCTTTATGTTTCCGTCCTCTGTCCATTCTATGCGGTTTACAAGATATGCTCCATGCGACGTGTATTGTTTTAATTCCGTTAAGGCTCCTGTTCTGCTGTCGTATGCACCCTCCCTTTTACGCAAAAGAGTTCCCGTCTTTCCGTGCAGGACATGTATTTTTTCGGGGTGGGCTTTAAAGTACGCTTCTTCTCTTCCGCCTTTCCAATATGTTATTTCTGCTATGATATCATCGTTTGTGTTTGTTACCTCTCCCTTATCGTAAAGTTTTGTAACGTTCCCGTATTTATCGTACTCGTATTCGCTTTCGGTTTTTATTTCGTTGTAGTTTTCTCGTATTGTGTTTACTTCTTTTTTTATTCTCGCATGGGGAGCTGTGTCTATCTCGTATTCTTTTATTGAGTATACTTTATTTCCGTTTTTTATAGTTTCTTTTGAAAATATACACGCCGTCTGCTGCGTCGCTTCAAAAAAATTAATCCTCAACGTATCAAAGATACGCCTGCGGTTAATTTTTTCTCTCTCCTTGCATCCAACATGTCTATTTTCAAAAGCCATTGTTTTTCCGCTTCCTACCGTAAGCGGAAAAACCTCCGATAAGTTGTTTTTATTTAATAATAACTTTCTTTTGGCGGACTGCTGACACTTGTGCACTATCATAATTATGTAAAAGTACACAAGTGTCAGCACCGCGCTTTTCAGGGCTACGCTATCGCTTCGGTATCTTTCCGCAGAAATTACTGCGGAAAGATGTACAGCAAAAGCAATTTTTATAAATTGCTTTTGCTCCCTTGCAATCGCTGCCCGAGTGAGATAGTTGGGTTGTAAATAAATGCTAAGTTTTACTTTCATAGTTTTTTCTTTTATGTGAACTGTTTATCAATTAGTTCTTAATTTTACCTCTAAGCTTTTTTTCTCATATAATATCATATTTCAATCGGTTACACAATTTATTTTACAGAATCATTTTTTACATCCCTTTTCTTATTATTAAAATCCATCTTGAATACCCATAGTTAGCCAACGCACATTAGAATACTCATTATATTCGGATAACAGCAATAAGGTTTGTTCTTTTAATTCATGTAATTGAGATTCCAATTCATTAGGAAGTAGCGATTCAAAATCTTCTATGTAATGACACTCTATTAACAAATCATTTATTTTCTTATTAAATTTATATTTTTTATGCATACCCACTGGGAGGATGGAATTAACTTCATTTATGGTTATCTTTTTGTTAATGACAGCTTCAAGTGTTCCTAGTATAATAACTAAAAACATTTTCTCATCATACTTTTCATTAGTTATTTCTGTTATTTTCATTTTTATAAGTCTCCTTAAGCATAAATTACTTAATTATCTCGTGCTCCATCCATCTATAACTTTTACATCGAAAACTTTTTTGGATTCACTTTCAAAGTAATGTATAGAAATTTTATTTCCTGCCTTATCATAACCATTCTTAAATACCTT
It encodes:
- a CDS encoding RHS repeat domain-containing protein, which translates into the protein MKPKLRICSQPNYLIFRTAIEREQKQFIKIAFAVHLSAVISAERYRSDSVALKSAVFNFVFFIMLKNKIEQSAKIKLLLNKIILPEVFPLTVGSGKTMAFENRHDGCKEREKINRRRTICTLRINFFEATPQTACIFSKETVKNGNQVYSIKEYEIDTAPHARIKKETTTIRENYNEIKTESEYDYDKYGNVTKLYDKGEVTNTNDDIIAEITYWKGASEEKYFKAHPEKIQVLHGKTGTLLRKREGAYDSRTGTLTELKQYTSHGAYLVNRIEWTEEGNIKAVTSPTGKKAEYKYLDGIYPIEIKEISSKGDKSYTSTIKWNTALGVKVEETDSAGNFMTYSYDNFGRVTEVRSPYDFERDKDTEKIIGPGKTPYAKYTYITPKDSFWYTVTENKISTEADDTAVMKTIVTHDGLGRISCTAKEGEVYIEGTADSTQTGWNISSAINYDEAGRKIEEGMPFFYGGDLENNLKTISSYQGVEQFYELNDFTKIRNGTKYEYDDIDRNILTTLPDGHKQKTEYSIESSLQITKTTDPLENVSISKKDARGNIREVERLDKNNTILTKARYEYSVLGEMLRAYDAKNNLLSVSYDLLGRRTALESKDTGKKEWIYDDKGRLQAETDSVLKNKAAEIRYEYDGFDRIIKTDYPFSRDIEYKYGAPGQNGAGQIIYKKDETGETRYRYGYLNEVTSETRTINRYGAGSSPETASFEYRSDYLGRMQSMKYPDGETITYTYDKGGQLSGVSGVKTSSKGTAEYSYVDKILYDEHAQRVYIKYGNGVETRYKYDEKRRWLDTIETKNNQTQDVFQKIKYSFDPVGNVLGYNNDASTYETKQTYSYDNLYQLISVEGTSNQYKAKKSSGTTPVSIAKYRQTFAFDGIGNMKEKLSTTNIPGAQGNSYPKAELDYSLDYEYDPAYAHRLIRAGNRYYRYDANGNITAEKDGPFTDEEEFVFTYSYFEEQDVYGADYGFGLDAPKETEQSNPQDLFAYRRNYTWNERNLLTKSSDRNFTVHYRYGEDGQRALKYTDEGRSETLYFNNFFTIHIPTQDQNNPQGLRVHKHIFVGNSRLVTAMTHTDNQGDNEEQKAKRYYYHSDHLGSAQFVTDWKGRQYEHIEYTPYGELWIEEVAAGLDKLPFRFTGKELDEETGLYYYGARYLDPKYSRWLSGDPALNDYIPSPGTDPAKLAGMGGVYNTVNLHVYHYAGNNPVKYTDPDGKQTATAILNAKWKCLVQNLNQYIEMKHQVQDKIIKINHEINRKKGEIYDIAFNSVYKEINDFVNFYDIFDNSINAAMSNSGSFNMMLIAFFINIDVDALSGYLVDAYYAENMQTTGNEVNTSIFTKLMEIREMKAINASNKAELDNIEIEIADIKKKINELKLGDY
- a CDS encoding IS5 family transposase; the protein is MKQKGLFDEEDRLRVLSKLGDSLEKLNEKINWEIFKPLLKKALTKEPKGLGGRPAYDYVLMFKIIILQKLYNISDDQTEYQINDRLSFMRFLGLELKDKVPDSKTIWLFKEKLIEARVSKKLFEKFGKELARNNLIGKEGTIIDATIVEAPIQHNSKDENEQIKNGKIPEQWQEKQNKAKLSQKDCDARWTKKHKRNYYGYKDHIKVDKKSKLILKATVTAANVHDSRELKNLIEKEDERLYADSAYIGEEIDRILKAKGIEEQICERGARGKPLSKKQKISNRKKSKIRARVEHVFGFMTNSMKGIYVRTIGLARATFSIIMMNLTYNLCRYCYLKK
- a CDS encoding RHS repeat domain-containing protein, giving the protein MKVKLSIYLQPNYLTRAAIAREQKQFIKIAFAVHLSAVISAERYRSDSVALKSAVLTLVYFYIIMIVHKCQQSAKRKLLLNKNNLSEVFPLTVGSGKTMAFENRHVGCKEREKINRRRIFDTLRINFFEATQQTACIFSKETIKNGNKVYSIKEYEIDTAPHARIKKEVNTIRENYNEIKTESEYEYDKYGNVTKLYDKGEVTNTNDDIIAEITYWKGGREEAYFKAHPEKIHVLHGKTGTLLRKREGAYDSRTGALTELKQYTSHGAYLVNRIEWTEDGNIKAITSPTGKRAEYKYLDGIYPIEIKEISSKGDKSYTSTIEWNTALGVKVEETDSAGNFMTYSYDNFGRVTEVRSPYDFERDKDTEKIIGPGKTPYAKYTYITPKDSFWYTVTENKISTEADDTAVMKTIVLHDGLGRISYTAKEGEVYVDGTDEQTQTGWNISSAINYDEAGRKIEEGMPFFYGGNLESDLKTVSSYQAIEQFYELNNFTTIRNGTKYEYDDIDRNILTTLPDGHKQKTEYSIDSSLQITKTTDPLENVSISKKDARGNIKEVERLDKNNSLLTKAKYEYSVLGEMLRAYNAKDNLLSVSYDLLGRRTALESKDTGKKEWIYDEKGRLQAETDSVLKNKAAEIRYEYDGLDRIIKIDYPFSQDIEYKYGAPGQNGAGQVIYKKDETGETHYKYGELNEIIKESRTINRYGAGTNPETASFEYRSDYLGRMQSMKYPDGETITYTYDKGGQLKGVSGVKTSSKGTVEYSYVDKIIYDEHAQRVYIRYGNGVETRYKYDEKRRWLDTIETKNNQTQDVFQKIKYSFDPVGNVLGYNNDASTYETKQTYSYDNLYQLISVEGTSNQYKAKKSSGTTPVSIAKYKQTFAFDGIGNMKEKLSTTNIPGSQGNSYPKAELDYNLDYEYDPAYAHRLIRAGTRYYRYDANGNITAEKDGPFTDEEEFVFTYSYFEEQDVYGADYGFGLDAPKETEQTNPQDLFAYRRNYTWNERNLLTKSSDRNYTVHYRYGDDGQRALKYTDEGRSETLYFNNFFTIHIPTQDQNNPQGLRVHKHIFVGNSRLVTAMTHTDNQGDNDEQKAKRYYYHSDHLGSAQFVTDWKGRQYEHIEYTPYGELWVEEVAAGLDKLPFRFTGKELDEETGLYYYGARYLDPKYSRWLSGDPALNDYIPKAPIDDEAKKHNENLPGMGGVFNTINLHVYHYAGNNPIKYIDPDGKTPKSYKGHL
- a CDS encoding DUF3969 family protein, translated to MKITEITNEKYDEKMFLVIILGTLEAVINKKITINEVNSILPVGMHKKYKFNKKINDLLIECHYIEDFESLLPNELESQLHELKEQTLLLLSEYNEYSNVRWLTMGIQDGF